Proteins encoded together in one Rhizobium bangladeshense window:
- the gap gene encoding type I glyceraldehyde-3-phosphate dehydrogenase has product MTVKVAINGFGRIGRNVLRAIVESGRTDIEVVAINDLGPVETNAHLLRYDSIHGKFPAEVKVEGDTIIVGGGKPIKVTAIKDPATLPHRELGVDIAMECTGIFTARDKAAAHLTAGAKRVIVSAPADGADLTVVFGVNHDQLTKEHMVISNASCTTNCLVPVVKVLDDAVGIDHGFMTTIHSYTGDQPTLDTMHKDLYRARAAALSMIPTSTGAAKAVGLVLPHLKGKLDGTSIRVPTPNVSVVDFKFVSKKSTTVGEINEAIKAASNGKLKGILGYTDEPLVSRDFNHDSHSSIFATDQTKVMEGNFVRVLSWYDNEWGFSSRMSDTAVAFAKLI; this is encoded by the coding sequence ATGACAGTCAAGGTTGCCATCAACGGTTTCGGCCGCATCGGTCGTAACGTCCTCCGCGCTATCGTCGAATCCGGCCGGACCGACATCGAAGTCGTCGCCATCAACGACCTCGGTCCGGTCGAGACCAACGCCCATCTGCTGCGTTACGACTCGATTCACGGCAAGTTCCCGGCCGAGGTGAAGGTCGAAGGCGACACGATCATCGTCGGCGGCGGCAAGCCGATCAAGGTCACCGCGATCAAGGACCCGGCAACGCTGCCGCACCGCGAGCTCGGCGTCGACATCGCCATGGAATGCACGGGCATCTTCACCGCCCGCGACAAGGCCGCCGCCCACCTGACGGCCGGCGCCAAGCGCGTCATCGTCTCGGCTCCCGCCGACGGCGCCGACCTGACGGTCGTTTTCGGTGTCAACCATGACCAGCTCACCAAGGAGCACATGGTCATCTCCAACGCCTCCTGCACCACCAACTGCCTGGTGCCGGTCGTGAAGGTTCTCGACGACGCCGTCGGCATCGACCACGGCTTCATGACGACGATCCACTCCTACACTGGCGACCAGCCGACGCTCGACACGATGCACAAGGACCTGTATCGCGCCCGCGCTGCCGCCCTCTCCATGATCCCGACCTCGACGGGCGCCGCCAAGGCCGTCGGCCTCGTGCTGCCGCACCTCAAGGGCAAGCTCGACGGCACCTCGATCCGCGTTCCCACCCCCAACGTCTCGGTCGTCGACTTCAAGTTCGTCTCCAAGAAGTCCACCACGGTCGGCGAAATCAACGAAGCGATCAAGGCTGCCTCCAATGGCAAGCTGAAGGGCATCCTCGGCTACACCGACGAGCCGCTCGTCTCCCGCGACTTCAACCACGACAGCCATTCGTCGATCTTCGCAACCGATCAGACGAAGGTCATGGAAGGCAATTTCGTGCGCGTCCTGTCCTGGTACGACAACGAGTGGGGCTTCTCCAGCCGCATGTCCGACACAGCCGTGGCCTTCGCCAAGCTCATCTGA
- a CDS encoding potassium/proton antiporter, with the protein MEAFYIVVLVATALVLLAAFSSLLAFRFGAPLLLLFLMIGLAAGVDGLGIEFSNNYLAYILGSIALAVILFDSGFGTPMQAFRLAAVPSLTLASVGVLITASLFAVAAMWLLNFTWLEGLLLGSIVASTDAAAVFFLLRIGGINIRDKVRSTLEVESGTNDPMAIFLTIALVEVLASGERYAGINIGMLAMFIQQMGLGVILGLLGGMMIVLIVSKLDTDRGLTPIFVLALALLVFSFAGAVGGSGFLAVYVAGIYAGNRRMQALGTIKRFQDGMTWLAQIIMFLVLGLLATPSQFPAIVVPAILLALFLIFIARPLAIWLSLLPFDYTQQEIGFVAWVGLRGAVSILLAIMPILGGLENGQLFFNTAFIIVLVSLLIQGWTIKPIAKKLGLIIPPRIGAVDKVEVDLPGAANHELLSYRVIKDSPVLRGERIPRWATPSLVIRDGKSMRYQYAGRLRENDLVYLFIVPSYSRLLDRLFASRAPVDEDDAEFFGAFALSPARPAADLDAAYGPGLLHESEKGLTIAELMRQRLGGKADYADRVRLGSIILIVRDLDEHDHITSVGMSLEAVEPATTLPIFINLKDIIQRIRERLDGRRSREAAASETMPKASAGGDKARRENGR; encoded by the coding sequence ATGGAAGCGTTCTATATTGTGGTACTGGTCGCGACGGCGCTCGTGCTTCTGGCCGCTTTTTCGAGCCTGCTCGCCTTCCGCTTCGGCGCCCCGCTGCTTCTTCTCTTCCTGATGATCGGCCTTGCCGCCGGCGTCGACGGCCTCGGCATCGAATTCAGCAACAACTATCTCGCCTATATTCTCGGCTCTATTGCGCTCGCCGTCATTCTGTTTGATTCCGGCTTCGGCACGCCGATGCAGGCCTTTCGGCTCGCGGCCGTGCCTTCTTTGACGCTCGCCTCGGTCGGCGTTCTGATTACCGCATCGCTGTTTGCCGTCGCGGCCATGTGGCTTTTGAACTTCACCTGGCTCGAAGGCCTGTTGCTCGGCTCGATCGTCGCATCGACGGATGCCGCCGCCGTCTTCTTCCTGTTGCGCATCGGCGGCATCAATATCCGCGATAAGGTGCGCTCGACGCTGGAAGTCGAATCCGGCACCAACGATCCGATGGCGATCTTCCTCACTATCGCCCTTGTCGAGGTCCTGGCGAGCGGCGAGCGTTACGCTGGCATCAACATCGGCATGCTCGCCATGTTCATCCAGCAGATGGGGCTCGGTGTCATTCTCGGCCTGCTCGGCGGCATGATGATCGTGCTGATCGTCAGCAAGCTTGATACGGATCGGGGCCTGACGCCGATCTTCGTGCTGGCGCTCGCCCTTCTCGTTTTCTCCTTTGCCGGTGCGGTCGGCGGCAGCGGCTTCCTAGCCGTCTATGTCGCCGGCATCTATGCCGGAAACCGGAGAATGCAGGCGCTCGGCACGATCAAACGCTTCCAGGACGGCATGACTTGGCTGGCGCAGATCATCATGTTCCTGGTGCTGGGCCTGCTCGCCACGCCCTCACAATTTCCCGCCATCGTCGTGCCGGCCATCCTGCTTGCCCTCTTCCTGATCTTCATTGCCCGGCCGCTGGCAATCTGGCTGTCGCTGCTTCCATTCGATTATACACAACAGGAGATCGGTTTCGTCGCCTGGGTCGGCCTGCGTGGCGCCGTCTCCATTCTGCTTGCTATCATGCCCATCCTCGGCGGGCTGGAAAACGGCCAGCTCTTCTTCAACACCGCCTTCATCATCGTGTTGGTCTCCCTGCTCATCCAAGGCTGGACGATCAAGCCGATCGCCAAGAAGCTCGGCCTGATCATTCCGCCGCGCATTGGCGCCGTCGACAAGGTCGAGGTCGACCTTCCAGGCGCTGCCAACCACGAACTTCTCTCCTATCGTGTGATCAAGGATAGTCCCGTACTGCGCGGCGAGCGCATTCCGCGCTGGGCCACTCCTTCGCTTGTCATCCGCGACGGCAAGTCAATGCGTTATCAGTATGCCGGGCGGCTGCGCGAGAACGATCTCGTCTATCTCTTCATCGTGCCGAGTTATTCCCGCCTGCTCGACCGCCTCTTTGCCAGCCGCGCGCCCGTGGATGAGGACGATGCCGAATTCTTCGGCGCCTTCGCGCTCTCCCCTGCCCGCCCCGCGGCCGATCTCGATGCCGCCTACGGGCCCGGCCTGCTCCACGAATCTGAAAAAGGCCTGACGATCGCGGAACTGATGCGGCAGCGCCTCGGCGGCAAGGCCGATTATGCCGATCGCGTCCGCCTCGGCTCGATCATCCTCATCGTCCGCGATCTCGACGAGCACGACCACATCACCTCCGTCGGCATGTCGCTCGAAGCGGTCGAACCTGCCACCACCCTACCGATTTTCATCAATCTCAAGGACATCATCCAGCGCATCCGCGAGCGGTTGGACGGACGCCGCAGCCGCGAAGCCGCGGCCTCCGAAACCATGCCGAAAGCATCGGCCGGAGGCGACAAAGCCAGACGCGAAAACGGCCGTTGA